From uncultured Fusobacterium sp., one genomic window encodes:
- the cmk gene encoding (d)CMP kinase yields the protein MEEFIVTVDGPAGSGKSTIAKIVAKKYDLTYLDTGAMYRMIALYSLENRVNLEDERSVAEMLENTKLDIIGNQFFLNGKDVSTEIRTPEVSAVVSPVAAIKAVRVKLVELQREISKGKRIILDGRDIGTVVFPKAQVKIFLVASPEERARRRLNEYKEKGIEEDYESVLNSIKERDHIDSTRKESPLKKADDAIEIDSSKMSIDEVVEAISNCIDRKVG from the coding sequence ATGGAAGAATTTATAGTAACAGTTGATGGACCAGCAGGAAGTGGAAAAAGTACAATAGCTAAAATAGTTGCAAAAAAATATGACCTAACATATTTAGATACAGGGGCAATGTATAGAATGATAGCTCTTTACTCTTTAGAAAACAGAGTTAACTTAGAAGATGAGAGAAGTGTAGCTGAAATGTTAGAAAATACAAAATTAGATATAATTGGAAATCAATTTTTTCTAAATGGAAAAGATGTTTCAACAGAAATAAGAACACCAGAAGTAAGTGCTGTTGTTTCTCCAGTAGCTGCAATAAAAGCTGTAAGAGTAAAATTAGTAGAACTTCAAAGAGAGATAAGCAAAGGTAAAAGAATAATATTAGATGGAAGAGATATTGGAACAGTTGTATTTCCAAAAGCTCAAGTTAAAATATTTTTAGTTGCATCTCCAGAAGAAAGAGCTAGAAGAAGATTAAATGAGTATAAAGAAAAAGGAATAGAGGAAGATTATGAATCTGTTTTAAATTCAATTAAAGAGAGAGATCACATAGATTCGACTAGAAAGGAAAGCCCGCTAAAGAAAGCTGATGATGCTATTGAAATAGATAGTAGCAAAATGAGTATAGATGAGGTAGTAGAAGCTATTTCAAATTGCATAGATAGAAAGGTAGGATAA
- a CDS encoding TIGR00282 family metallophosphoesterase encodes MKVLIVGDIVGSPGRETLKAFLEKKRGDYDFIIVNGENSAAGFGITGKIADQLLEWGCDVITGGNHIWDKKDFYEYLDKTDRVVRPANYPDEGTPGKGYTIVKDKNGNKVGVISIQGRVFMPPIDCPFKKVKEILEEVRKETRVIIVDFHAEATSEKIAMGWHLDGYVSAIYGTHTHIQTADERILPEGTGYITDVGMTGSTNGIIGMSINSVLPKFLNALPQRFEIAEGNERINAIEIEIDLETGECKSIERINKTLTQINFM; translated from the coding sequence ATGAAAGTATTAATAGTAGGAGATATAGTCGGAAGTCCAGGAAGAGAAACTTTAAAAGCTTTTCTTGAGAAAAAAAGAGGAGATTATGACTTTATAATAGTTAATGGAGAAAACTCAGCAGCAGGATTTGGAATTACTGGCAAGATAGCAGATCAACTTTTAGAGTGGGGTTGTGATGTAATAACTGGTGGAAATCATATTTGGGATAAAAAAGATTTCTATGAGTATTTAGATAAAACAGATAGAGTAGTAAGACCAGCGAACTATCCAGATGAGGGAACACCAGGAAAAGGATATACAATAGTAAAGGATAAAAATGGAAATAAAGTGGGAGTAATCTCTATTCAAGGTAGGGTATTTATGCCCCCAATCGATTGTCCATTTAAAAAGGTAAAAGAGATTTTAGAAGAGGTTAGAAAGGAAACTAGAGTTATTATAGTTGATTTCCATGCAGAAGCAACTTCAGAAAAAATAGCTATGGGATGGCATTTAGATGGATATGTATCTGCAATTTATGGAACACATACTCATATTCAAACAGCAGATGAAAGAATACTACCAGAAGGAACTGGATATATAACTGATGTGGGAATGACAGGGTCTACAAATGGAATTATAGGAATGTCAATAAACTCTGTACTACCTAAGTTTTTAAATGCACTACCTCAAAGATTTGAGATAGCAGAGGGAAATGAGAGAATCAATGCTATTGAAATAGAGATTGATTTAGAAACTGGAGAATGTAAAAGCATAGAGAGAATAAATAAAACTTTAACACAAATAAACTTTATGTAA
- a CDS encoding ATP-binding protein, producing MKNIIKMTIPSSLENLSLIRALVKTYLELQHINEKDVFQLLSVVDELSTNVVEHGYKYKPGDIILEIQRSNDVIQLVVEDNGVGFDEEKLSKEEGGMGLYIARAIADNFKIEKKLNGTLFKIEKKIKEVI from the coding sequence GTGAAAAATATTATAAAAATGACTATTCCTTCTTCTTTAGAGAATTTATCTTTAATTAGAGCCTTAGTAAAAACTTATCTTGAATTACAACATATAAATGAAAAAGATGTGTTTCAACTTTTATCTGTTGTAGATGAACTGTCAACTAATGTAGTTGAACATGGATATAAATATAAACCAGGAGATATCATTTTAGAAATTCAAAGATCAAATGATGTAATCCAATTAGTAGTGGAAGATAATGGTGTAGGTTTTGATGAAGAAAAATTGAGTAAAGAAGAGGGTGGAATGGGGCTATATATAGCTAGAGCCATCGCAGATAATTTTAAAATAGAAAAGAAATTAAATGGAACATTGTTTAAAATAGAAAAGAAAATCAAGGAGGTTATATAA
- a CDS encoding glycosyltransferase N-terminal domain-containing protein, translating into MYNFIRALLMPFLYMYMLINKDKREFFNKRFKQNFDFLRKENYIWVHCSSMGEVNLSEALIKKLLSERKERILLSVFTDTGMANAKQKYKDNDRVDIIFFPLDKKDIIENIISKINLKLLILIETEIWPNLITQCSKVGKVIIVNGRISDKSFGKYRKFSSYLKPLFEKISGFYMQSSLDSERIIEIGADKNKVETLGNLKFDIELERFSDEVIEDMKQEICVDGRKIFTAGSTRSGENEIILDVFEKMKNTLLILVPRHLERIPQIEEIIKERKKSFLKYSEINSDNFQKTDIILVDKMGVLRKLYAIADITFVGGTLVNIGGHSLLEPLFYEKTPIFGKYLQNVKDISKEILKKDIGYKVENTEEFLKAIEDIEKTRGIKREKIREFFSENSKVAEKVLDKIDKLI; encoded by the coding sequence ATGTATAATTTTATTCGTGCATTGTTAATGCCATTTTTATATATGTATATGCTTATCAATAAGGACAAAAGAGAATTTTTTAATAAAAGATTTAAACAAAATTTTGATTTTTTAAGAAAAGAAAATTATATTTGGGTTCATTGTTCCTCAATGGGAGAAGTAAACCTATCTGAAGCACTTATAAAAAAACTTTTATCAGAGAGAAAAGAGAGAATTTTATTAAGTGTTTTTACAGATACAGGAATGGCTAATGCTAAGCAAAAGTATAAGGATAATGATAGAGTTGATATAATATTTTTCCCATTAGATAAAAAAGATATTATAGAAAATATTATTTCAAAAATAAATCTAAAACTTTTAATATTGATAGAAACAGAGATTTGGCCAAATTTGATTACTCAATGTAGCAAAGTTGGAAAAGTAATCATTGTAAATGGAAGAATTTCAGATAAAAGCTTTGGAAAATATAGAAAGTTTAGCTCATATTTGAAACCTCTTTTTGAAAAAATTTCAGGTTTCTATATGCAATCATCTCTTGATAGTGAAAGAATTATAGAGATTGGGGCAGATAAAAATAAAGTAGAAACTTTAGGAAATCTAAAATTTGATATAGAATTAGAAAGATTTTCAGATGAAGTTATAGAGGATATGAAACAAGAAATATGTGTTGATGGAAGGAAGATTTTTACTGCTGGAAGTACAAGAAGTGGTGAAAATGAGATAATATTAGATGTGTTTGAGAAAATGAAAAATACATTGTTAATATTAGTTCCTAGACATTTAGAGAGAATACCTCAAATTGAAGAGATTATCAAAGAGAGAAAAAAAAGTTTTTTAAAGTATAGTGAAATAAATAGTGACAATTTTCAAAAAACTGATATAATACTTGTGGACAAAATGGGAGTACTTAGAAAACTCTATGCCATAGCAGATATAACCTTTGTAGGAGGAACATTAGTAAATATTGGTGGACATAGTTTATTAGAACCTCTATTCTATGAAAAAACTCCAATTTTTGGAAAATATCTTCAAAATGTAAAGGATATTTCAAAAGAGATATTAAAAAAAGATATAGGTTATAAAGTTGAAAATACAGAGGAATTTTTAAAAGCGATAGAGGATATTGAAAAAACAAGAGGTATAAAAAGAGAGAAGATTAGAGAATTTTTTAGTGAAAATAGTAAAGTAGCTGAGAAAGTATTAGATAAGATTGACAAATTAATATAA
- a CDS encoding arsenate reductase family protein: MSILFINYPKCSTCIKAKKWLEENNLSFTDRHIVENNPTAEELKEFIALSGLPVKKFFNTSGILYREMNLKEKVATESDEELIKILASNGMLVKRPLVVTEKGVLLGFKADKWAEFFNK, from the coding sequence ATGTCAATACTTTTTATAAACTATCCAAAATGTAGTACTTGTATAAAAGCTAAAAAATGGTTAGAAGAGAATAATCTATCTTTTACAGATAGACATATTGTTGAAAATAACCCTACTGCTGAAGAGTTAAAAGAGTTTATAGCCTTAAGTGGACTCCCTGTTAAAAAATTCTTTAATACAAGTGGAATCTTATATAGAGAGATGAATTTAAAAGAAAAAGTAGCAACTGAATCTGATGAGGAGCTTATTAAAATTCTAGCTTCTAATGGTATGTTAGTAAAAAGACCTCTTGTGGTTACTGAAAAAGGTGTACTTTTAGGTTTCAAAGCTGATAAATGGGCTGAATTTTTTAATAAATAA
- the rny gene encoding ribonuclease Y: MNVVLGIGLVVIGLSIVISLLYKKSVIDKRINELNDLEDEITKSKIKAKEIVELAEKEAVAKGKEIELKAKEHVYQIKEEAEREIKNSKNELLQKEARLAKKEETLDNKIEKLEVKSQELEKTTEELEAKKEEIENIKVAQENELERISGLSRNEARDILIAKLRDDLTHETAVAIREFESKLEDEKDRISRRILSTAIGKASSDYVVDATVSVVNLPNDEMKGRIIGREGRNIRAIEALTGVDIIIDDTPEAVVLSSFDGVKREIARIAIEKLITDGRIHPGKIEEVVNKARKEIEKEIVDAGEEALIELGIPAMHPEIIRTLGRLKFRTSYGQNVLTHSIEVAKLAANLAAEIGADTELAKRAGLLHDVGKVLENDIEASHAIIGGEFLKKFGEKSDVINGVMAHHNEVEFETVEAILVQAADAISASRPGARRETLTAYLKRLENLEEIANSFSGVESSYAIQAGREIRIIINPEVVSDDAATKMSRDVAKKIEETMQYPGQIKVTIVRETRAVEYAK, translated from the coding sequence ATGAATGTAGTTTTAGGAATAGGATTAGTAGTAATCGGACTAAGTATAGTAATATCGTTACTATATAAAAAGTCTGTTATAGATAAAAGAATAAATGAATTAAATGACTTAGAAGATGAGATAACAAAATCAAAAATAAAAGCGAAAGAGATAGTGGAATTAGCTGAAAAAGAAGCTGTTGCTAAAGGTAAAGAGATTGAATTAAAAGCTAAAGAACACGTTTATCAAATAAAAGAGGAAGCAGAAAGAGAAATTAAAAATTCTAAAAATGAACTTCTTCAAAAAGAAGCTAGATTAGCTAAAAAAGAGGAAACTTTAGATAACAAAATAGAAAAACTTGAAGTAAAAAGTCAAGAGTTAGAAAAAACAACTGAAGAGTTAGAAGCTAAAAAAGAAGAGATTGAAAATATAAAAGTTGCACAAGAAAATGAATTAGAAAGAATATCTGGACTTTCTAGAAATGAAGCAAGAGATATTTTAATAGCAAAATTAAGAGATGATTTAACTCATGAAACAGCAGTTGCTATTAGAGAGTTTGAAAGTAAATTAGAAGATGAAAAAGATAGAATTTCAAGAAGAATTTTATCAACAGCAATTGGTAAAGCATCATCAGATTATGTTGTAGATGCTACAGTATCAGTTGTAAACCTTCCAAATGATGAGATGAAAGGTAGAATTATAGGAAGAGAAGGAAGAAATATAAGAGCTATCGAGGCTTTAACAGGTGTAGATATAATTATTGATGATACTCCAGAAGCAGTTGTACTTTCAAGTTTTGATGGAGTAAAAAGAGAGATAGCTAGAATTGCTATTGAAAAACTTATTACTGATGGAAGAATCCATCCAGGAAAAATAGAAGAAGTAGTAAATAAAGCTAGAAAAGAGATTGAAAAAGAGATTGTAGATGCAGGAGAAGAGGCACTAATCGAACTTGGAATTCCAGCAATGCATCCAGAAATTATAAGAACATTAGGAAGATTAAAATTCAGAACAAGTTATGGTCAAAATGTATTAACACACTCTATAGAAGTTGCAAAATTAGCTGCAAACTTAGCAGCAGAGATTGGAGCAGATACAGAGCTTGCTAAGAGAGCAGGACTTTTACATGACGTTGGTAAAGTTCTAGAAAATGATATAGAAGCTTCTCATGCTATTATAGGTGGAGAGTTCTTGAAGAAATTTGGTGAAAAATCAGATGTTATCAATGGAGTTATGGCTCACCATAATGAAGTTGAGTTTGAAACTGTAGAAGCAATTCTTGTACAAGCAGCAGATGCTATATCAGCATCAAGACCTGGAGCAAGAAGAGAAACTTTAACAGCTTACTTGAAGAGATTAGAAAATCTTGAAGAGATAGCAAACTCATTTAGTGGTGTAGAGTCATCTTATGCAATTCAAGCTGGAAGAGAGATAAGAATTATTATCAATCCAGAAGTTGTAAGTGATGATGCAGCTACTAAAATGTCTAGAGATGTGGCTAAGAAAATAGAAGAAACAATGCAATATCCAGGACAAATTAAAGTTACTATAGTAAGAGAGACAAGAGCTGTAGAATATGCAAAATAA
- a CDS encoding adenylosuccinate synthase has translation MAGYVVVGTQWGDEGKGKIIDVLANKADYVVRFQGGNNAGHTVVVNGEKFILHLLPSGMLHGNGKCIIGPGVVIDPKVLLKELDTLEAKGAKIDHLFISDRAHIIMPYHVKLDELSEATSGAHKIGTTKRGIGPCYADKINRVGIRAVDLLDMEIFGEKLKRFLEAKNLIFTKIYEEAPLSYDEIFEEYKGYAERLKHRIIDSIPEINRALDEDKLVLFEGAQAMMLDINYGTYPYVTSSSPTTGGVTTGAGVSPRKITKGIGVMKAYTTRVGEGPFVTELTDELGEKLREVGHEYGATTGRPRRCGWLDLVVGKYAVDINGLTDIVITKIDVLSGLDTVKICVAYDIDGKRYTSVPASTEILARAIPVYEELPGWKEDISQMKNYDELPENCKRYIKRMEEILNCPISVVSVGPDRSQNIHIREI, from the coding sequence ATGGCAGGATATGTAGTAGTTGGTACACAATGGGGCGACGAGGGGAAAGGTAAGATTATTGATGTTTTAGCAAATAAAGCAGATTATGTAGTTAGATTCCAAGGTGGAAATAACGCAGGACATACAGTAGTAGTTAATGGTGAAAAATTTATACTTCACCTATTACCATCAGGAATGCTTCATGGAAATGGTAAATGTATAATTGGACCAGGTGTTGTCATAGACCCGAAAGTTTTATTAAAAGAACTTGATACTTTAGAGGCTAAAGGAGCTAAAATAGATCACCTATTTATAAGTGATAGAGCTCATATAATAATGCCTTATCATGTAAAGCTAGATGAATTATCAGAAGCTACAAGTGGAGCACATAAGATAGGAACTACAAAGAGAGGAATAGGACCTTGTTATGCTGATAAAATAAATAGAGTTGGAATTAGAGCAGTAGATCTATTAGATATGGAAATCTTTGGAGAAAAATTAAAAAGATTCCTTGAAGCTAAAAACTTAATATTTACAAAAATTTATGAGGAAGCACCTCTTTCTTATGATGAAATTTTTGAAGAGTATAAAGGTTATGCTGAGAGATTAAAACATAGAATAATAGATTCTATCCCTGAAATCAACAGAGCTTTAGATGAAGATAAACTTGTTCTTTTTGAAGGGGCTCAAGCTATGATGCTAGATATCAACTATGGAACATATCCATATGTAACTTCATCTTCACCTACAACAGGAGGAGTTACAACAGGTGCTGGAGTTTCACCTAGAAAGATAACAAAAGGTATAGGAGTTATGAAAGCTTATACAACAAGAGTTGGAGAGGGACCATTCGTAACAGAACTTACTGATGAATTAGGTGAAAAATTAAGAGAGGTAGGACATGAATATGGTGCTACTACTGGAAGACCTAGAAGATGTGGTTGGTTAGATTTAGTAGTAGGAAAATATGCAGTAGATATTAATGGACTTACAGATATAGTTATTACTAAAATAGATGTTTTAAGTGGATTAGATACTGTTAAAATTTGTGTTGCTTACGATATAGATGGAAAGAGATATACTTCTGTTCCAGCTTCAACAGAGATACTTGCAAGAGCTATTCCTGTGTATGAAGAGTTACCAGGATGGAAAGAAGATATTAGTCAAATGAAAAATTATGATGAACTTCCAGAAAATTGTAAGAGATATATTAAGAGAATGGAAGAGATTTTAAATTGTCCAATAAGTGTAGTTTCAGTTGGACCAGATAGAAGTCAAAATATCCATATAAGAGAGATTTAA
- a CDS encoding STAS domain-containing protein: MVVNFDIIEKNVGDIKVIKVIGELDALVAPKLKERITKLVEMDNTKFIIDFEELVHINSLAMGILRGKLKVVKDMGGDIKLIKLNENIKTIFEMIGLDEIFEIYETEEEAVASFK; the protein is encoded by the coding sequence ATGGTAGTAAATTTTGATATAATTGAGAAAAATGTAGGAGATATAAAGGTTATAAAGGTTATAGGAGAGCTAGATGCCTTAGTTGCACCTAAATTAAAAGAAAGAATTACTAAACTTGTTGAAATGGATAATACTAAATTTATAATAGATTTTGAAGAATTAGTACATATAAATAGTTTAGCAATGGGAATCCTTAGAGGGAAATTAAAAGTTGTTAAAGATATGGGTGGAGATATTAAACTTATAAAATTAAATGAAAATATTAAAACTATATTTGAAATGATCGGATTAGATGAAATATTTGAAATATATGAAACAGAAGAGGAAGCAGTAGCAAGTTTTAAATAA
- the dapF gene encoding diaminopimelate epimerase gives MKFTKMQAAGNDFILVNGLEKQKDDWNEFARKVCDRHFGIGADGLMFCSESKIGDIKMNYYNSDGSRGEMCGNGIRCFSKFVYDNKIIDKKQFLVETDAGLKTLSLEIDENGKANYITVNMGKTNFKASSIAKIKDSETILNRKVIVDKKEVIISSALMGVPHTVIFVDDFSKYNINYLGSKIEKLEIFKNNTNVNFVKKIDEKTLEIKTWERGAGRTLGCGTGCCAAAAIAKRLGIVNENKILMKAEGGQIQVEIKDDYSIIMSGKAEKICTGDI, from the coding sequence ATGAAATTTACAAAGATGCAAGCAGCAGGAAATGATTTTATTTTAGTAAATGGGTTAGAAAAACAAAAAGATGATTGGAATGAATTTGCAAGAAAGGTATGTGATAGGCATTTTGGGATAGGTGCAGATGGATTGATGTTTTGTAGTGAAAGTAAAATAGGAGATATAAAGATGAATTATTATAACTCTGATGGCTCAAGAGGAGAGATGTGTGGTAATGGAATTAGATGTTTTTCTAAATTTGTTTATGATAATAAAATAATAGATAAAAAACAGTTTTTAGTTGAAACAGATGCAGGACTAAAAACTCTTAGTTTAGAGATAGATGAAAATGGAAAAGCAAACTATATAACTGTAAATATGGGAAAAACTAATTTTAAAGCTAGTTCAATTGCAAAAATTAAAGATAGTGAAACTATTTTAAATAGAAAGGTAATTGTAGATAAAAAAGAGGTAATAATATCAAGTGCATTGATGGGAGTACCACATACAGTAATATTTGTTGATGATTTTTCTAAATATAATATAAATTATTTAGGAAGTAAAATAGAGAAATTGGAGATATTTAAAAATAACACAAATGTAAATTTTGTAAAGAAAATAGATGAAAAAACATTAGAAATAAAAACTTGGGAAAGAGGAGCAGGAAGAACTTTAGGATGTGGAACTGGTTGTTGTGCAGCAGCAGCTATAGCAAAGAGATTGGGAATAGTTAATGAAAATAAGATTTTAATGAAAGCAGAAGGAGGACAAATTCAAGTAGAGATAAAAGATGATTATAGTATTATCATGTCTGGAAAAGCAGAGAAAATTTGTACAGGAGATATATAA
- the prmA gene encoding 50S ribosomal protein L11 methyltransferase, which translates to MKVVEIKVIYESDDIDRATKEISDIFYDFGVTGLKIEEPMKHKNPLDFYKNEKDFLMVDHAVSAYFPLNIYAEKRKKVILERFEEVFSDREDIVYTIDFYEYDEEDYQNSWKKYLFTEKVSERFVVKPTWREYEPKEDELIIELDPGRAFGTGSHPTTSLCLKLMEENIKEGDSVIDVGTGSGILMIAADRLGASEVYGTDIDELAVESAKENLELNGISEDRAKVYLGNLVSVVNGKKFDVVVANILADVLLILLNDISKVVKKDGLVIFSGIIDEKCELLKREVEALGMEILEVKADKEWRAMLIKAN; encoded by the coding sequence ATGAAAGTAGTAGAGATAAAAGTAATTTATGAAAGTGATGATATAGATAGAGCAACTAAAGAGATTTCAGATATATTTTATGATTTTGGTGTAACAGGTTTAAAGATAGAAGAACCAATGAAACATAAAAATCCTCTTGATTTCTATAAAAATGAGAAAGATTTCTTGATGGTAGATCATGCTGTTTCAGCTTATTTTCCTTTAAATATCTATGCTGAAAAGAGAAAAAAAGTTATATTAGAAAGATTTGAAGAAGTTTTTTCAGATAGAGAAGATATAGTTTATACTATTGATTTTTATGAGTATGATGAAGAAGATTATCAAAATAGCTGGAAAAAATATCTATTTACTGAAAAGGTAAGTGAAAGATTTGTTGTAAAACCTACTTGGAGAGAGTATGAGCCTAAAGAGGATGAGCTTATAATAGAACTAGATCCAGGAAGAGCATTTGGAACAGGATCTCACCCTACAACTTCATTATGTTTAAAACTAATGGAAGAAAATATTAAAGAGGGAGACAGTGTAATAGATGTTGGAACAGGATCTGGTATCTTAATGATTGCAGCAGATAGACTTGGAGCTTCTGAAGTTTATGGAACTGATATTGATGAGTTAGCAGTGGAATCAGCTAAGGAAAACTTAGAGTTAAATGGAATATCTGAAGATAGAGCAAAAGTTTATTTAGGAAACTTAGTATCTGTAGTAAATGGAAAAAAATTTGATGTAGTAGTTGCAAATATATTAGCAGATGTACTTTTAATACTACTTAATGATATTTCAAAAGTAGTTAAAAAAGATGGATTGGTAATATTCTCTGGAATAATAGATGAAAAATGTGAGCTATTAAAAAGAGAAGTTGAAGCTTTAGGAATGGAAATTCTTGAGGTAAAAGCTGATAAAGAATGGAGAGCAATGTTAATCAAAGCCAATTAA
- the trmB gene encoding tRNA (guanosine(46)-N7)-methyltransferase TrmB: protein MTKEELKEDLWRHFFKNPRKNYNPYIYKLLDFPEYIIYDKEIMDSYKGKWREFFKNDNPIYLEIGSGSGNFAQGMAMRYPERNHIGLELRFKRLVLSANKVKRDNSKNALFLRRRGEEILSFVAENEVDGIYVNFPDPWEENEKNRVVQESFFKILDVILKKDGKFFFKTDHDKYYQDVLDLVASLDGYEVVYHTSDLHNSEKAEDNIKTEFEQLFLCKHNKNINYIEILKTK from the coding sequence ATGACGAAAGAAGAGTTAAAAGAAGATTTATGGAGACATTTTTTCAAGAATCCAAGAAAAAATTACAATCCATATATTTATAAACTTCTTGATTTTCCTGAGTATATTATCTATGATAAAGAGATTATGGATTCATATAAAGGAAAATGGAGAGAGTTTTTTAAAAATGATAATCCTATATATTTAGAGATAGGTTCTGGAAGTGGAAACTTTGCTCAAGGAATGGCAATGAGATACCCTGAAAGAAATCATATAGGACTTGAATTAAGATTTAAAAGACTTGTGCTTTCAGCAAATAAAGTTAAGAGAGATAACTCTAAAAATGCTTTATTTTTAAGAAGAAGAGGAGAAGAGATCCTTTCTTTTGTAGCTGAAAATGAAGTTGATGGAATCTATGTAAATTTTCCAGATCCTTGGGAAGAGAATGAGAAAAATAGAGTTGTTCAAGAAAGTTTCTTTAAAATATTAGATGTTATCTTGAAAAAAGATGGGAAATTTTTCTTTAAAACAGACCATGATAAATATTATCAAGATGTTTTAGATTTAGTAGCATCACTAGATGGATATGAGGTAGTTTATCACACTTCAGATCTACATAATAGTGAAAAAGCAGAAGATAATATAAAAACAGAGTTTGAGCAACTATTTTTATGTAAACACAATAAGAATATAAATTATATTGAAATTTTAAAGACAAAGTAG
- a CDS encoding EamA family transporter: MWIVFAVSSAVFAALTSIFAKIGIENINSNIATAIRTLVVLIMAWIMVFLTGQHSNLGSISQRNWIFLIISGICTGLSWLCYYKALQSTEVMKVVAIDKFSIVLTLIFSFIILKEAITLKMIVGIICITVGTLLLAF; this comes from the coding sequence ATGTGGATTGTTTTTGCTGTATCATCAGCAGTATTTGCTGCTTTAACTTCAATTTTTGCTAAAATAGGGATAGAAAATATTAATTCTAATATTGCAACAGCAATACGAACATTGGTAGTTCTTATTATGGCATGGATAATGGTATTTTTAACTGGGCAACATAGTAATTTAGGAAGTATCAGTCAAAGAAACTGGATATTTTTAATTATTTCAGGTATATGTACAGGGCTTTCATGGTTATGTTATTACAAAGCTCTTCAAAGTACAGAGGTAATGAAGGTAGTGGCAATAGATAAATTTAGTATAGTATTAACACTAATTTTCTCTTTTATTATTTTAAAAGAGGCAATTACTTTAAAAATGATTGTAGGAATTATTTGTATTACAGTAGGCACACTTTTATTAGCTTTTTAG